From the genome of Proteus vulgaris, one region includes:
- the glnL gene encoding nitrogen regulation protein NR(II), producing the protein METADLPDNTLILDSLIHSVLVINKEFIICYANHSALQVLAQSRRKLFETPFTALFSYYSFDADLMRETLASGQSFTDNEVILVVNNQSHTMSLSAQPISEQHILLELAPMDSQRRLSQEQIQQAQQMAARELVRGLAHEIKNPLGGLRGAAQLLAKSLPDPALTEYTQVIIEQADRLRVLVDRLLGPQHPGTKTYQSIHHVVERVAQLISLECPDNVTLLKDYDPSLPELSHYPDQIEQVLLNITRNALQAVEKTGGTIILRTRTAFQVTLHGERHRLVARIDVIDTGDGIPSHLQDTLFYPMVSGREGGNGLGLSIARNLVDQHAGKIEFTSWPGNTEFSIYLPIK; encoded by the coding sequence ATGGAAACGGCAGACTTACCTGATAACACATTAATTTTGGACTCATTGATACACTCAGTATTGGTTATCAACAAAGAGTTTATTATTTGTTATGCGAATCATTCTGCGTTACAGGTTTTAGCACAAAGCCGCCGAAAATTATTTGAAACGCCTTTTACTGCCTTATTCAGCTATTACTCTTTTGATGCTGATTTAATGCGTGAAACGTTAGCGAGTGGACAAAGCTTTACTGACAATGAAGTGATATTGGTTGTTAATAACCAATCACACACAATGTCGCTCAGTGCCCAACCTATTTCCGAGCAACACATTTTGCTGGAACTGGCGCCTATGGATAGTCAACGCCGGTTAAGCCAAGAGCAGATACAACAAGCACAGCAAATGGCAGCGAGGGAATTGGTTAGGGGGCTGGCACATGAAATTAAAAACCCGTTAGGTGGGTTAAGGGGCGCGGCACAATTGCTGGCAAAATCATTGCCCGATCCTGCCTTAACAGAATATACGCAAGTTATTATTGAACAAGCTGATCGCCTGCGTGTGCTGGTGGACAGACTACTTGGCCCACAACACCCAGGAACAAAAACATATCAGAGTATTCATCATGTTGTTGAGCGAGTGGCTCAACTTATTTCACTTGAATGCCCTGACAATGTCACCTTGTTAAAAGATTACGATCCCAGTTTGCCTGAGTTATCACATTACCCAGATCAAATAGAACAAGTACTCCTAAATATTACACGCAATGCTTTACAAGCCGTTGAAAAAACAGGAGGGACGATTATCTTGCGTACCCGTACTGCTTTTCAAGTCACACTCCATGGTGAGCGTCATCGCCTTGTTGCTCGTATTGATGTAATTGATACTGGCGATGGGATCCCTTCTCACTTACAAGATACTCTTTTTTATCCCATGGTAAGCGGTAGAGAAGGAGGAAATGGATTGGGATTATCAATTGCGCGTAATTTAGTGGATCAGCATGCAGGTAAAATTGAATTTACCAGTTGGCCTGGGAATACCGAATTTTCTATTTATTTACCAATTAAGTAG
- the glnG gene encoding nitrogen regulation protein NR(I): MQKGNVWVVDDDSSIRWVLERAISREGLVCKTFEHANDVLNALNTEMPDVLLSDIRMPDIDGLSLLKIIKESYPTLPVIIMTAHSDLDAAVNAYQQGAFDYLPKPFDIDETLALIDRAITHYREQKQPNTTEPTLQSVSDMIGEAPAMQEVYRIIGRLSRSSISVLINGESGTGKELVAHALHRHSPRASSPFIALNMAAIPKDLIESELFGHEKGAFTGASQVRQGRFEQANGGSLFLDEIGDMPLDIQTRLLRVLAEGQFYRVGGYAPVKVDVRIIAATHQDLEKRVQAGDFREDLYHRLNVIRIQLPPLRDRTEDIPSLARYFLQKTAKELGVEAKALHQQSLQIMMEYNWSGNVRQLENVCRWLTVMTASQEIMPQDLPQEIRQPDEKAKNISRIASSQHWSQHLSLWADEALAEGKDNILTNALPQFERTLLLSALAYTQGHKQDAARLLGWGRNTLTRKLKELGIEEY, from the coding sequence ATGCAAAAAGGAAATGTGTGGGTTGTCGATGATGACAGCTCTATTCGCTGGGTACTGGAACGTGCAATTTCTCGTGAAGGCCTTGTATGTAAAACTTTCGAACATGCAAATGATGTACTTAACGCCCTCAATACAGAAATGCCAGATGTCTTGCTATCTGATATTCGTATGCCTGATATCGATGGTTTATCTCTTCTTAAAATCATTAAAGAAAGCTACCCTACTTTACCCGTGATAATTATGACTGCGCATTCTGATCTGGATGCCGCAGTAAATGCTTATCAACAAGGGGCTTTTGATTATTTACCGAAACCCTTTGATATTGATGAAACCTTAGCATTAATTGATCGTGCAATTACGCATTATCGCGAGCAAAAACAGCCCAATACGACTGAACCTACTCTGCAATCTGTTTCTGATATGATTGGTGAAGCACCTGCAATGCAAGAGGTTTACCGTATTATTGGTCGACTTTCTCGCTCCTCAATCAGTGTACTTATTAATGGTGAATCAGGTACCGGAAAAGAGCTAGTCGCACATGCATTACATCGCCACAGCCCAAGAGCTTCTTCTCCTTTTATTGCTCTCAATATGGCGGCAATTCCTAAAGATTTAATTGAATCAGAGCTTTTTGGTCATGAAAAAGGGGCATTTACAGGTGCGTCTCAAGTACGCCAAGGGCGATTTGAACAAGCAAATGGGGGTTCTCTTTTTCTTGATGAAATTGGTGATATGCCTCTCGACATTCAGACACGGTTACTACGAGTGCTTGCTGAAGGACAATTTTACCGAGTAGGCGGTTATGCTCCTGTTAAAGTTGATGTGCGTATTATTGCCGCTACACATCAAGACTTAGAAAAACGCGTTCAAGCGGGTGATTTTCGTGAAGATCTCTATCATCGACTTAATGTAATACGCATTCAATTACCACCATTACGTGATAGAACTGAAGATATTCCCAGCTTAGCGCGCTATTTTCTACAAAAAACAGCAAAAGAATTAGGCGTCGAAGCCAAAGCGCTTCATCAGCAAAGTTTGCAAATAATGATGGAATACAACTGGTCAGGTAACGTAAGACAATTAGAGAATGTGTGTCGCTGGTTAACGGTAATGACGGCAAGCCAAGAAATTATGCCTCAAGATTTACCACAAGAAATTCGCCAACCCGATGAGAAAGCAAAAAATATCAGTCGAATTGCTTCATCTCAACATTGGTCACAACATCTTTCATTATGGGCAGATGAAGCATTAGCTGAAGGAAAAGACAATATCCTAACGAATGCATTACCTCAGTTTGAACGGACACTTTTACTCAGCGCCCTAGCCTATACACAAGGCCATAAACAAGATGCCGCACGATTATTAGGTTGGGGCAGAAATACATTAACCCGAAAATTAAAAGAATTAGGGATAGAGGAATATTGA